Proteins co-encoded in one Pyxidicoccus xibeiensis genomic window:
- a CDS encoding c-type cytochrome, with protein MSLERNWSALTQVFWWGLLALPLVVGCTSNDEAPPTQAVEVPVRCDWPAQSGERVPMKRGGPRSVTRKEVFSTLRARVDAQCGTCHLTPEARGGFQYTSDAAGLKDAAPRMAALASQGAMPPQASADQAEASAGLACALNAWLAQGAPAEGAFDVSCETEAPADAVVVARDVASGMTDLGHCIPDPGETQQLGSDPEKDAWFAGLTELPRFLSETDTDIMTFDTLKLARRGTFAFVPTYQLFSDHAKKLRLVHVPAGQAIEYDAAGKRFKIPPNTRFYKTFFKAVKDASDNVTYRRIETRLIVTRERWQDTIFGTYIWNEQGTMAELHDLRYRDGSRFSDRVLVYTTDEGRGDTRNYAIPGRHRCINCHQGAEAQNFILGFTPLELNRRARGEGGLDPAVDILADELSQVDRLIKYGVIKGLSSAAELPRLEDFKSRRTDKGYRNEHELAVQAYFIGNCSQCHNPNGFAVESNPAIADLDFSAGGILPDFPTDRLEVNKLKRYVDLRGDFEQELRSTTPASSLFHRIMRDSDEQYIHMPANVPGKDCRAALVVARWIGSMKRDSDNGLTESAQEAARRARLKVADDVMWETCKNPRNIRWVSEDFTDKVPYQPRNLKWKEKILPPGPFAHLMGYPITDRHEQLASKLFPTNWWLRKTVCGFGPRRGPPPELDRNDPLDRWAWDELGEPVQDWNTLYSSTPGAVVFQGVCANCHGRLGDGQSGAAKALAAFSGDRVANLVDGLFGYRRDGSRNFDMFTGDGALGAHGGARYLAFMASGGTDVKFTVPFMLAWVKYGEVDIDFSGDGDDWGAWGANMLGAAKGACDLIRVGRFGTGTSSEPRSNNPNAIGGVRMWTEICTLDNPLTDAVRRGDLTVKEEWLRRAEFNAGVMAYFYLRDHLSQDKPPALLRTECERRPGGSSTGQP; from the coding sequence ATGTCGTTGGAGAGGAATTGGTCCGCCCTGACACAGGTGTTCTGGTGGGGCTTGCTGGCGCTTCCCCTCGTGGTGGGTTGTACGTCCAATGACGAAGCGCCACCCACGCAGGCGGTGGAAGTTCCCGTGCGCTGCGATTGGCCCGCGCAGTCCGGCGAGCGGGTTCCGATGAAGCGCGGCGGGCCGCGGAGCGTCACGCGCAAGGAGGTGTTCAGCACCCTGCGGGCGCGCGTGGATGCCCAGTGCGGCACCTGCCACCTGACTCCCGAGGCCCGGGGCGGCTTCCAGTACACGTCCGACGCGGCGGGGCTGAAGGACGCCGCGCCGCGCATGGCCGCCCTCGCCTCCCAGGGAGCCATGCCTCCCCAGGCCTCCGCGGATCAGGCGGAGGCCTCGGCGGGCCTGGCTTGCGCTCTCAATGCCTGGCTGGCCCAGGGCGCCCCCGCGGAGGGGGCCTTCGACGTGAGCTGTGAGACGGAGGCTCCGGCGGATGCCGTCGTGGTGGCGAGGGATGTCGCCAGCGGCATGACGGACCTCGGCCACTGCATTCCCGACCCGGGGGAGACTCAGCAGCTGGGCTCGGACCCGGAGAAGGATGCCTGGTTCGCTGGCCTCACCGAGCTGCCGCGCTTCCTGTCGGAGACGGACACCGACATCATGACGTTCGACACGCTGAAGCTGGCCCGCAGGGGCACCTTCGCGTTCGTCCCCACCTACCAGCTCTTCTCGGACCACGCGAAGAAGCTGCGCCTGGTGCACGTCCCGGCGGGGCAGGCCATCGAGTACGACGCCGCGGGCAAGCGCTTCAAGATTCCGCCCAACACCCGCTTCTACAAGACCTTCTTCAAGGCGGTGAAGGACGCCAGCGACAACGTCACCTACCGCCGCATCGAGACGCGGCTCATCGTCACTCGCGAGCGCTGGCAGGACACGATTTTCGGCACGTACATCTGGAACGAGCAGGGGACGATGGCGGAGCTGCACGACCTGCGCTACCGCGACGGCTCGCGCTTCTCGGACCGCGTCCTCGTCTACACCACGGACGAGGGCCGTGGCGACACGCGCAACTACGCAATCCCCGGCCGGCACCGCTGCATCAACTGCCACCAGGGCGCGGAGGCACAGAACTTCATCCTGGGCTTCACCCCACTGGAGCTCAACCGCCGGGCCCGGGGCGAGGGCGGGCTGGACCCGGCCGTGGACATTCTGGCGGACGAGCTCTCGCAGGTGGACCGGCTCATCAAGTACGGCGTCATCAAGGGGCTCTCCTCGGCAGCGGAGCTCCCCAGGCTGGAGGACTTCAAGTCCAGGCGCACGGACAAGGGCTACCGCAACGAGCACGAGCTGGCGGTGCAGGCGTACTTCATCGGCAACTGCTCACAGTGCCACAACCCCAATGGCTTCGCGGTGGAGAGCAACCCGGCCATCGCCGACCTGGACTTCTCCGCCGGCGGCATCCTCCCCGACTTCCCCACGGACCGGCTGGAGGTCAACAAGCTGAAGCGCTACGTGGACCTCCGGGGGGACTTCGAGCAGGAGCTGCGCAGCACCACTCCCGCCAGCAGCCTGTTCCACCGCATCATGCGCGACTCCGACGAGCAGTACATCCACATGCCCGCCAACGTGCCCGGCAAGGACTGCCGGGCCGCCCTGGTGGTGGCGCGCTGGATTGGCTCGATGAAGCGCGACAGCGACAACGGGTTGACGGAATCCGCGCAGGAGGCCGCCAGGCGCGCCCGCCTCAAGGTTGCCGACGACGTGATGTGGGAGACCTGCAAGAACCCCCGGAACATCCGGTGGGTCTCCGAGGATTTCACCGACAAGGTTCCCTACCAGCCGCGAAATCTGAAGTGGAAGGAGAAGATCCTCCCGCCGGGCCCCTTCGCGCACCTGATGGGATACCCCATCACCGACAGGCACGAGCAGCTCGCGAGCAAGCTGTTCCCCACCAACTGGTGGTTGCGCAAGACGGTGTGCGGCTTCGGTCCCCGCCGTGGGCCGCCGCCCGAGCTGGACCGGAACGACCCGCTGGACCGCTGGGCGTGGGATGAGCTGGGTGAGCCTGTGCAAGACTGGAACACCCTCTACTCCTCCACCCCGGGGGCGGTGGTCTTCCAGGGCGTCTGTGCCAACTGCCATGGGCGGCTGGGCGATGGGCAGAGCGGCGCCGCCAAGGCCCTCGCCGCGTTCAGCGGCGACCGGGTGGCCAACCTCGTCGATGGGCTGTTCGGCTACCGGCGCGATGGCTCGCGGAACTTCGACATGTTCACGGGCGATGGGGCGCTGGGAGCCCATGGAGGGGCGCGCTACCTGGCGTTCATGGCCTCGGGTGGAACGGACGTGAAGTTCACCGTTCCCTTCATGCTGGCCTGGGTCAAGTACGGCGAGGTCGACATCGACTTCTCCGGTGACGGTGATGACTGGGGGGCGTGGGGCGCCAACATGCTCGGCGCCGCCAAGGGCGCGTGCGACCTGATTCGCGTGGGCAGGTTCGGCACGGGAACGTCCTCGGAGCCCAGGAGCAACAATCCGAACGCCATTGGCGGTGTCCGGATGTGGACGGAGATCTGCACCCTCGACAACCCGCTCACCGACGCCGTGCGGAGGGGGGACCTCACCGTCAAGGAGGAGTGGCTGCGGCGCGCGGAGTTCAACGCGGGCGTGATGGCCTACTTCTACCTGCGGGACCACCTCTCGCAGGACAAGCCGCCCGCGCTGCTGAGGACCGAGTGCGAGAGGCGGCCTGGCGGCTCCAGCACGGGCCAGCCGTGA
- a CDS encoding Vgb family protein, with protein sequence MRTSARSFLSTSLLVASTTLLGAPALAQETDSASLSNPFVCRRPKGAAGTITEFALPTAGASPSGITVGPDLNLWFVEASAGKVARSTRDGAVTEFALPTAFSFPKSITPALDGNLWFTQLAVDQIGRITPQGVVTEFPLPLRGVSPHGISAGLDGNVWFTELTGNRIGRITPAGVVTGFAIPTPDALPLDISVGGDGNLWFTEFMGNKIGVITSDGTITEYPLPTPFSGPSSIAVGWDGAMWFTQQFTGKIGRITQDGVITEYALTNPAAEPVEITPGPDGALWFVELSGNAVGRITLDGAITEYPIPTQNSQPAGITFAPPGFLCLDAHLWFTQSGSDKLGRIRAVTVP encoded by the coding sequence ATGCGCACTTCCGCTCGGTCGTTCCTCAGCACCTCCCTGCTCGTCGCCTCCACCACGCTGCTCGGCGCTCCGGCCCTGGCCCAGGAGACGGACTCCGCGTCCCTGAGCAACCCCTTCGTCTGCCGCCGCCCCAAGGGCGCCGCCGGCACCATCACCGAGTTCGCCCTGCCCACGGCGGGGGCCTCTCCCTCCGGCATCACCGTCGGGCCGGACCTCAACCTCTGGTTCGTCGAGGCCAGCGCGGGCAAGGTGGCCCGCTCCACCCGTGACGGTGCGGTGACCGAGTTCGCTCTCCCCACGGCCTTCTCGTTCCCGAAGTCCATCACCCCGGCCCTCGACGGCAACCTCTGGTTCACCCAGCTGGCCGTGGACCAGATTGGCCGCATCACCCCCCAGGGCGTCGTGACGGAGTTCCCGCTGCCCCTGCGCGGTGTCTCTCCTCATGGCATCAGCGCCGGCCTGGACGGCAACGTCTGGTTCACGGAGCTGACGGGCAACCGCATCGGCCGCATCACGCCCGCGGGTGTCGTCACCGGGTTCGCCATCCCCACCCCGGACGCCCTCCCGCTGGACATCTCGGTCGGCGGTGACGGCAACCTGTGGTTCACGGAGTTCATGGGCAACAAGATTGGCGTCATCACCTCCGACGGCACCATCACCGAGTACCCGCTCCCCACTCCCTTCAGCGGCCCCAGCAGCATCGCCGTGGGCTGGGATGGCGCCATGTGGTTCACCCAGCAGTTCACCGGCAAGATTGGCCGCATCACCCAGGACGGCGTCATCACCGAGTACGCCCTCACCAACCCCGCGGCCGAGCCGGTGGAAATCACCCCGGGGCCGGACGGCGCGCTGTGGTTCGTCGAGCTGTCGGGCAACGCGGTGGGCCGCATCACGCTGGACGGCGCCATCACCGAGTACCCCATCCCCACGCAGAACAGCCAGCCGGCCGGCATCACCTTCGCGCCCCCGGGCTTCCTCTGCCTGGATGCGCACCTGTGGTTCACGCAGAGCGGCAGCGACAAGCTGGGCCGCATCCGCGCCGTCACGGTTCCGTGA
- a CDS encoding substrate-binding domain-containing protein, protein MKMMKMVMSAAVVAVSVVGCGGQSSGVEAPLAPSTSSAELTNGNWLFGSDTLKGAMISAGISSASGLIIQGKGSGVGEGCMRTGATYKDAAGNTVTACAGRQQTIAPMSRDLKSPCQAGESSNIVALDAVSAFVSASNGVTNITTANLTKVFFSNTGACISDWSALGRATGGAIVKYRRDDVSGTTDTFKTLLGGTTFCSDVVVVSDNDTAKGCTGLSATDCIEKLTANNNNAIGYSGDSAKTPAGTTPANLALSVDGIAPTAANVRKLVSGASGVYPLSRFIFVNENINFAKDTKEQKLYDWMYNNKQSFENILVGQGFISCSTNGPLECGGDLNDGRGAGACYQAF, encoded by the coding sequence ATGAAGATGATGAAGATGGTGATGTCCGCCGCGGTCGTCGCGGTTTCTGTCGTGGGTTGCGGTGGTCAGTCCAGCGGCGTGGAGGCTCCCCTGGCCCCCTCGACCTCCTCTGCCGAGCTGACCAACGGGAACTGGCTGTTCGGCTCTGACACCCTCAAGGGTGCGATGATCTCCGCCGGCATCTCTTCGGCCTCGGGTCTCATCATCCAGGGCAAGGGCTCGGGCGTGGGTGAGGGCTGCATGCGCACCGGCGCGACCTACAAGGACGCCGCTGGCAACACCGTCACCGCCTGTGCCGGCCGCCAGCAGACCATCGCCCCCATGTCTCGCGACCTCAAGTCCCCCTGTCAGGCCGGTGAGAGCAGCAACATCGTCGCCCTGGACGCGGTGAGCGCGTTCGTCTCGGCCAGCAACGGCGTCACGAACATCACCACGGCCAACCTCACGAAGGTCTTCTTCAGCAACACCGGCGCCTGCATCAGCGACTGGAGCGCCCTGGGCCGCGCCACCGGCGGCGCCATCGTCAAGTATCGCCGTGACGACGTGTCAGGCACCACGGACACCTTCAAGACGCTGCTGGGCGGCACCACCTTCTGCTCCGACGTCGTCGTCGTCTCCGACAACGACACGGCCAAGGGCTGCACGGGCCTGAGCGCCACGGACTGCATCGAGAAGCTGACCGCGAACAACAACAACGCCATCGGCTACTCCGGTGACTCGGCCAAGACGCCGGCCGGCACCACCCCGGCCAACCTCGCCCTCAGCGTGGACGGCATCGCCCCGACGGCGGCCAACGTCCGCAAGCTCGTCTCTGGCGCCTCCGGCGTGTACCCGCTCTCCCGCTTCATCTTCGTGAACGAGAACATCAACTTCGCCAAGGACACGAAGGAGCAGAAGCTCTACGACTGGATGTACAACAACAAGCAGTCCTTCGAGAACATCCTCGTCGGCCAGGGCTTCATCTCCTGCAGCACCAACGGCCCGCTGGAGTGCGGCGGCGACCTGAACGACGGCCGCGGCGCCGGTGCCTGCTACCAGGCGTTCTAG
- a CDS encoding sodium-translocating pyrophosphatase — translation MTRTVSRMDALRKSVTGAAARALGLLTVLVAGAAHASEADLVLPDFRSQTFIGGLTGYDLLLSGIAVCVLGLVFGFLQYASLKKMAVHRAMLEISELIYETCKTYLVTQLKFIGILWVLIAVVMVGYFGFLAHQSAGRVVIILIASLVGIAGSCGVAWFGIRVNTFANSRTAFASLRGKPYPTYAIPLQAGMSIGMVLISTELLLMLAILLFIPADFAGACFIGFAIGESLGASALRIAGGIFTKIADIGSDLMKIVFKIKEDDARNPGVIADCTGDNAGDSVGPSADGFETYGVTGVALITFILLAVEVPFRVPLLVWIFVMRIVMVLASLAAYALNNMYQSAKYKNADHMNFEHPLTALVWVTSIISVALTFVVSYLLIPNLGGDETLWWKLSAIITCGTLAGAIIPEAIKAFTSTESRHVREVVTASREGGASLNVISGLVAGNFSAYWMGLIIAGLMGLAFWFSGAGVEGAGVGQLMLAAPVFAFGLVAFGFLGMGPVTIAVDSYGPVTDNAQSVYELSLIENVPNVKEEVKRDFGFDLDFEKGKQFLEENDGAGNTFKATAKPVLIGTAVVGATTMIFSIIVLLVGITTGPNGEQILNPEKAQFLSLLHAPFLLGLITGGAVIYWFSGASMQAVSTGAYRAVEFIKANIKLEGVEKASVADSKKVVEICTQYAQKGMINIFLAVFFSTLAFACLEPYFFVGYLISIAIFGLYQAVFMANAGGAWDNAKKLVETELKAKGTELHAACVVGDTVGDPFKDTSSVALNPVIKFTTLFGLLAVELAVELTASGQGTLTTILSAVFFVLSTVFVYQSFYGMRIQSVAGAGGIKSEAAVKTA, via the coding sequence ATGACACGCACCGTTTCTCGGATGGACGCCCTCCGCAAGAGCGTCACCGGCGCGGCCGCCAGAGCCCTGGGGCTCCTGACGGTCCTCGTCGCCGGCGCCGCCCACGCGAGTGAGGCGGACCTCGTCCTCCCCGACTTCCGCTCCCAGACCTTCATCGGTGGCCTCACCGGCTACGACCTGCTGCTGTCCGGCATCGCCGTCTGTGTGCTGGGCCTCGTCTTCGGCTTCCTGCAGTACGCCAGCCTGAAGAAGATGGCCGTGCACCGGGCCATGCTCGAGATTTCCGAGCTCATCTACGAGACCTGCAAGACGTACCTCGTCACGCAGCTCAAGTTCATCGGCATCCTGTGGGTGCTCATCGCGGTGGTGATGGTGGGCTACTTCGGCTTCCTCGCGCACCAGAGCGCGGGCCGGGTGGTCATCATCCTCATCGCCAGCCTCGTGGGCATCGCCGGCTCCTGCGGCGTGGCCTGGTTCGGCATCCGCGTCAACACCTTCGCCAACAGCCGCACGGCCTTCGCGTCACTGCGTGGCAAGCCCTACCCCACCTACGCCATTCCGCTCCAGGCCGGTATGTCCATCGGCATGGTGCTCATCAGCACCGAGCTCTTGCTGATGCTGGCCATCCTCCTGTTCATCCCGGCGGACTTCGCGGGCGCGTGCTTCATCGGCTTCGCCATCGGTGAGTCGCTGGGCGCCTCGGCGCTGCGCATCGCCGGCGGCATCTTCACGAAGATTGCCGACATCGGCTCCGACCTGATGAAGATCGTCTTCAAGATCAAGGAAGACGACGCGCGCAACCCGGGCGTCATCGCCGACTGCACCGGCGACAACGCGGGCGACAGCGTGGGCCCCTCCGCGGACGGCTTCGAGACCTACGGCGTGACGGGCGTGGCGCTCATCACCTTCATCCTGCTGGCGGTGGAGGTGCCCTTCCGCGTCCCGCTGCTCGTCTGGATTTTCGTGATGCGCATCGTGATGGTGCTCGCGTCGCTGGCCGCCTACGCCCTGAACAACATGTACCAGTCCGCCAAGTACAAGAACGCGGACCACATGAACTTCGAGCACCCGCTCACCGCGCTGGTGTGGGTGACGTCCATCATCTCCGTGGCGCTGACGTTCGTGGTCAGCTACCTGCTCATCCCCAACCTGGGCGGTGACGAGACGCTGTGGTGGAAGCTGTCGGCCATCATCACCTGCGGCACCCTGGCCGGCGCCATCATCCCGGAGGCCATCAAGGCCTTCACCTCCACCGAGAGCCGCCACGTGCGCGAGGTCGTCACGGCCAGCCGCGAGGGTGGTGCGTCCCTCAACGTCATCTCCGGCCTGGTGGCGGGTAACTTCTCCGCCTACTGGATGGGCCTCATCATCGCCGGCCTGATGGGCCTGGCGTTCTGGTTCAGCGGCGCCGGTGTCGAGGGCGCGGGCGTGGGCCAGCTGATGCTCGCCGCCCCGGTGTTCGCGTTCGGCCTGGTGGCCTTCGGCTTCCTGGGCATGGGCCCGGTCACCATCGCCGTGGACTCCTACGGTCCGGTGACGGACAACGCGCAGAGCGTGTACGAGCTGTCGCTCATCGAGAACGTCCCCAACGTGAAGGAAGAGGTGAAGCGCGACTTCGGCTTCGACCTGGACTTCGAGAAGGGCAAGCAGTTCCTCGAGGAGAACGACGGCGCGGGCAACACGTTCAAGGCGACGGCCAAGCCGGTGCTCATCGGCACCGCCGTGGTGGGCGCGACGACGATGATCTTCTCCATCATCGTGCTGCTGGTGGGCATCACCACCGGCCCCAACGGTGAGCAGATTCTGAACCCGGAGAAGGCGCAGTTCCTGTCCCTGCTCCACGCCCCGTTCCTCCTGGGCCTCATCACCGGCGGCGCGGTCATCTACTGGTTCTCCGGCGCGTCCATGCAGGCGGTGTCCACCGGCGCCTACCGCGCGGTGGAGTTCATCAAGGCCAACATCAAGCTGGAGGGTGTGGAGAAGGCCAGCGTGGCGGACTCCAAGAAGGTGGTGGAGATCTGCACGCAGTACGCGCAGAAGGGCATGATCAACATCTTCCTCGCGGTGTTCTTCAGCACGCTCGCCTTCGCCTGCCTGGAGCCGTACTTCTTCGTCGGCTACCTCATCTCCATCGCCATCTTCGGCCTGTACCAGGCCGTGTTCATGGCGAACGCGGGCGGCGCCTGGGACAACGCGAAGAAGCTGGTGGAGACGGAGCTGAAGGCCAAGGGCACGGAGCTGCACGCGGCCTGCGTCGTGGGCGACACCGTCGGCGACCCGTTCAAGGACACCTCGTCCGTGGCGCTCAACCCGGTCATCAAGTTCACCACCCTCTTCGGCCTGCTGGCCGTGGAGCTGGCGGTGGAGCTGACGGCGTCCGGCCAGGGCACGCTGACCACCATCCTGTCGGCGGTCTTCTTCGTCCTGTCGACGGTGTTCGTGTACCAGAGCTTCTACGGCATGCGCATCCAGAGCGTCGCTGGCGCTGGCGGCATCAAGTCCGAGGCGGCGGTGAAGACGGCCTGA
- a CDS encoding transcriptional regulator: MSAPVPPARGSTVRGALEAALVAAPEGGLTSKDLSGLVGISEKDVAEHLVHLEMSLKAQGLRLEVLPASCIGCGFAFKERKRLTRPGACPKCRSTRIDPPAFRVTS; this comes from the coding sequence GTGAGCGCCCCCGTCCCTCCAGCGCGTGGCAGCACCGTGCGCGGCGCGCTGGAGGCGGCCCTCGTCGCCGCGCCCGAGGGCGGCCTGACGTCCAAGGACCTCTCCGGCCTGGTGGGCATCTCCGAGAAGGACGTGGCCGAGCACCTGGTACATCTGGAAATGTCCCTCAAGGCGCAGGGGCTGCGGCTGGAGGTGCTGCCCGCCAGCTGCATCGGCTGCGGCTTCGCCTTCAAGGAACGCAAGCGCCTCACGCGCCCCGGGGCCTGCCCGAAGTGCCGCTCCACCCGCATCGACCCGCCCGCCTTCCGCGTCACCAGCTGA
- a CDS encoding SPW repeat domain-containing protein, which translates to MAEPQTSSFTPSLVPPPVQPEAPLRRVIRRALDKSAAAGILSRPLLGRLPLRRWIPQDVHSLLDYQGGAASAVAGVLSGDPVAKVAGLALGSSVIGVSLLTDYRLSLTKLIPIEAHEIADYAYGAAAILAPFLLGYAKRSPIAAAIHVLVGVSTIAASLVTDYRCQTGMHLGGELGTDPEAIGA; encoded by the coding sequence ATGGCCGAGCCGCAGACCTCCAGCTTCACCCCCTCCCTCGTCCCACCCCCCGTCCAGCCGGAGGCCCCCCTGCGCAGGGTGATACGCCGCGCACTGGATAAAAGCGCTGCGGCTGGAATCCTGTCGCGTCCGCTGCTGGGGCGGCTGCCGCTGCGGCGGTGGATACCGCAGGACGTGCACTCGCTGCTCGACTACCAGGGCGGCGCAGCGTCCGCGGTGGCCGGCGTGCTGTCGGGAGACCCGGTGGCGAAGGTGGCGGGGCTGGCGCTGGGGTCGTCCGTCATCGGCGTGTCGCTGCTCACCGACTACCGCCTGAGCCTCACCAAGCTCATCCCCATCGAAGCGCACGAAATCGCCGACTACGCCTATGGCGCGGCGGCCATCCTCGCGCCCTTCCTGCTGGGCTACGCGAAGCGCAGCCCCATTGCAGCCGCCATCCATGTGCTGGTGGGGGTGTCCACCATCGCCGCCTCGCTGGTGACGGACTACCGGTGCCAGACGGGCATGCACCTGGGCGGCGAGCTGGGCACGGACCCGGAGGCGATTGGCGCGTGA
- a CDS encoding cold-shock protein, giving the protein MATGTVKWFNDAKGFGFIVQDGGGEDVFVHHSAINMDGFRTLQEGQKVEFEVGRGPKGLQAQNVRAA; this is encoded by the coding sequence ATGGCAACCGGTACCGTCAAGTGGTTCAACGATGCGAAGGGCTTCGGTTTCATCGTGCAGGACGGCGGCGGTGAGGACGTGTTCGTCCATCACAGCGCCATCAACATGGATGGCTTCCGCACCCTGCAGGAAGGCCAGAAGGTGGAGTTCGAGGTAGGCCGCGGCCCCAAGGGCCTGCAGGCGCAGAACGTGCGCGCGGCCTGA
- a CDS encoding endonuclease dU — MRLPRFPHVIGFDDGPFARRPGAAVPLAGVVCGGTRFEGLVWGRVRRDGWNATAEVCRLLEGGKFLPQLHLVLLDGIAFGGFNVVDLPELAARLKKPCVAVMRRPPDLDAVERALRRLPRADARWAKLKRAGPIHQLGGFTFQVQGAEPALAAEALARVTDRGNVPEPLRLAHLIGSAVVTGESGQRA, encoded by the coding sequence ATGCGCCTGCCCCGCTTCCCCCATGTCATCGGCTTCGACGACGGGCCCTTCGCGCGCCGCCCCGGCGCCGCCGTGCCGCTGGCGGGCGTGGTGTGCGGCGGCACGCGCTTCGAGGGCCTGGTCTGGGGCCGCGTGCGCCGCGACGGGTGGAACGCCACCGCCGAGGTGTGCCGGCTGCTGGAGGGCGGCAAGTTCCTCCCGCAGCTGCACCTGGTGCTGCTGGATGGCATCGCCTTCGGGGGCTTCAACGTGGTGGACCTGCCGGAGCTGGCCGCGCGCCTGAAGAAGCCGTGCGTGGCCGTGATGCGGCGCCCGCCGGATTTGGACGCGGTGGAGCGCGCGCTGCGGCGCCTGCCCCGGGCGGACGCGCGCTGGGCGAAGCTGAAGCGCGCCGGCCCCATCCACCAGCTGGGCGGCTTCACCTTCCAGGTCCAGGGCGCGGAACCCGCGCTGGCTGCGGAAGCCCTGGCACGCGTGACGGACCGGGGAAACGTGCCAGAGCCGCTGCGGCTGGCGCACCTCATCGGCTCGGCCGTCGTCACCGGCGAGAGCGGCCAGCGCGCGTAG
- a CDS encoding NUDIX hydrolase, whose product MAPPDAHEPVVPQSEGLNRLLDPLARTAFRGAYALAYVYWFVRRPRSRGVFVGVWHAGRVLLLQNSYKYRLAMPGGGFHRGESPAECGSRELREEVGVHLEPHALRAVFETVGLDEHKEDHVHFLEVDLDAEPALTIDRREVTWAAFIDLETALRLPVSSLVRAYLEDARRRRG is encoded by the coding sequence ATGGCCCCCCCAGACGCGCATGAGCCCGTGGTTCCCCAGAGCGAGGGGCTGAACCGCCTGCTGGACCCGCTGGCACGCACGGCCTTCCGAGGCGCCTATGCGCTGGCGTACGTGTACTGGTTCGTGCGCCGCCCGCGCTCCCGGGGCGTCTTCGTGGGCGTGTGGCACGCGGGGCGCGTGCTGCTGCTCCAGAACTCGTACAAGTACCGCCTGGCCATGCCGGGCGGCGGCTTCCACCGGGGAGAGTCTCCCGCCGAGTGCGGCTCGCGCGAGCTGCGCGAGGAGGTGGGCGTGCACCTGGAGCCCCACGCCCTGCGCGCCGTCTTCGAGACGGTGGGCCTGGACGAGCACAAGGAGGACCACGTCCACTTCCTGGAGGTGGACCTGGACGCCGAGCCGGCGCTCACCATCGACCGCCGCGAGGTGACGTGGGCGGCCTTCATCGACCTGGAGACCGCCCTGCGGCTGCCCGTCTCGTCGCTCGTGCGCGCCTATCTGGAGGATGCCCGGCGGCGGCGGGGCTGA
- a CDS encoding DUF2378 family protein, with translation MPEKLVFEHTVEGLFVRGLVGRVTPALRERLKGVGVDLDRKLQPAYGFDTFCSAVRVAARELHPEVPEEVGYGLLGERMVDGYRETVLGRAAFGVIQLLGPRRALGRAQQMFRSGNNYSEIRLADVLPTEVHLWMNEAGTLRYFTQGALLAGLRATGAHQPQVAVQDFSEAHVTYRLTWRDGRGA, from the coding sequence ATGCCGGAGAAGCTCGTCTTCGAGCACACCGTGGAGGGGCTCTTCGTGCGAGGGCTGGTCGGGCGTGTCACGCCCGCACTCCGGGAGCGCTTGAAGGGCGTGGGGGTGGACCTGGACCGCAAGCTCCAGCCCGCCTACGGCTTCGACACCTTCTGCTCGGCGGTGCGCGTGGCCGCGCGTGAGCTGCACCCGGAGGTGCCGGAAGAGGTGGGCTACGGCCTCCTCGGCGAGCGCATGGTGGACGGCTACCGCGAGACGGTGCTCGGCCGCGCCGCCTTCGGCGTGATTCAGCTGCTGGGCCCCCGCCGGGCCCTCGGTCGCGCCCAGCAGATGTTCCGCTCGGGCAACAACTACTCGGAGATTCGCCTGGCGGATGTGCTGCCCACCGAGGTCCACCTGTGGATGAACGAGGCGGGCACCTTGCGCTACTTCACCCAGGGCGCGCTCCTGGCCGGCCTGCGCGCCACCGGCGCCCACCAGCCCCAGGTGGCCGTGCAGGACTTCTCCGAGGCCCATGTCACCTACCGGCTCACCTGGCGCGACGGGCGTGGCGCCTGA